A DNA window from Gossypium raimondii isolate GPD5lz unplaced genomic scaffold, ASM2569854v1 Contig00268, whole genome shotgun sequence contains the following coding sequences:
- the LOC105796874 gene encoding major allergen Pru ar 1: protein MGVFTYESEIVTAIPPAKMFKACILDGDTLIPKIVPQVFKSVEYLEGNGEPGSIRKVTFAQGNQFNYMKQKVEALDTEKFEYIYSVIEGDPLMNMLDKITYEIKLEDSPGGGSICKTSSKYYTIGDIELKEEAIKAGKEKALGVLFKSIEAYLVANTNAY, encoded by the exons ATGGGTGTTTTCACATACGAATCTGAGATTGTTACTGCAATCCCACCAGCCAAGATGTTTAAGGCTTGCATCCTTGACGGGGACACTCTCATTCCCAAGATTGTTCCTCAGGTTTTTAAGAGTGTTGAGTACTTGGAAGGTAATGGTGAGCCTGGGAGTATCAGGAAGGTCACCTTTGCACAAG GAAACCAATTCAATTACATGAAACAGAAGGTAGAAGCATTAGACACAGAAAAATTTGAGTACATTTACAGTGTGATTGAAGGCGATCCGCTGATGAACATGCTCGACAAAATAACTTATGAAATAAAGTTAGAAGACTCTCCAGGTGGGGGATCCATATGTAAGACTAGTAGTAAGTATTACACCATTGGTGACATTGAGCTCAAGGAAGAGGCAATCAAGGCAGGCAAAGAAAAGGCTTTGGGTGTATTGTTCAAGTCCATCGAAGCCTACCTCGTCGCAAATACTAACGCCTATTGA